A portion of the Pseudomonas sp. PSE14 genome contains these proteins:
- a CDS encoding MarR family winged helix-turn-helix transcriptional regulator — MADGKSSTRNAHALSMLQALRRLQQAADVHSKSLGRDGELTPLQLLILQVVALEGEITAGQLAGQVALSQSSLSGALARLESQRLLTRRRDPDDRRKQWLSLNDAGHEALRDGPELLPEHALERFAGLPEWEQHTILAGLLRAAELFETPATAGVEEEEN; from the coding sequence ATGGCTGATGGCAAATCTTCGACGCGTAACGCCCATGCCCTGTCGATGCTCCAGGCGCTGCGTCGCCTGCAGCAGGCGGCTGACGTGCACTCCAAGAGTCTGGGGCGCGATGGCGAGTTGACGCCGCTGCAACTGCTGATCCTGCAGGTGGTGGCGCTGGAGGGGGAAATTACCGCTGGTCAGTTGGCTGGACAGGTTGCACTGTCCCAGTCATCGCTGTCGGGCGCCCTGGCGCGCCTGGAAAGCCAGCGGCTGCTGACGCGCCGGCGCGATCCCGACGACCGCCGCAAGCAGTGGCTGAGCCTGAACGATGCCGGGCATGAGGCGCTGCGCGACGGGCCGGAACTGCTGCCCGAGCATGCCCTGGAGCGCTTCGCCGGGCTGCCGGAGTGGGAGCAGCACACCATTCTTGCCGGGCTGCTGCGCGCTGCCGAGCTGTTCGAGACGCCCGCAACGGCGGGCGTGGAAGAGGAAGAAAACTAG
- a CDS encoding DUF3309 family protein — protein sequence MGLGTILLIILILLLIGGLPVFPHSRSWGYGPSGAIGVVLVVLLVLVLLGHI from the coding sequence ATGGGACTCGGGACCATTCTGTTGATCATTCTGATACTGCTGCTGATCGGTGGCCTGCCGGTCTTCCCCCACTCACGTAGCTGGGGCTACGGCCCCTCGGGCGCCATTGGCGTGGTGCTCGTCGTCCTGCTGGTGCTTGTTCTGCTCGGACATATATGA
- the ngg gene encoding N-acetylglutaminylglutamine synthetase gives MKTHLNQPHPHNQRLLRGQTPTYERLQARFAGDHAQRHEGPLILQCGWGRLLIGHTFATAEQLATELLNERPGERDIALYVAAPQQVLAQAPQQLFLDPSDALRLWFTDYRPARRPFRGFRIRRVHSDEDWAAINRLYLARGMLPVDAAQVTPRHQGGPAYWLAEDDETGTVIGTVMGINHAKAFRDPEGGSSLWCLAVDPQSSRPGVGEALVRHLIEHFMSRGLAYLDLSVLHSNQQAKALYRKLRFRELPTFAIKCKNGINQSLFLGPGPEEGLNPYARIIVDEAHRRGIDVQVQDADAGLFILTQGGRRIRCRESLCDLTSAVSMSLCQDKTLTHRALDRVGLRQPQQRLAGSAKDNARFLAEHGSLVVKPVDGEQGQGVAVDLRSTGEVESAIAQARQFDTRVILESYHAGQDLRIVVIGYEVVAAAIRRPAEVIGDGRHSIRRLIEAQSRRRQAATGGESRIPLDGETERTLAAAGFGYDDVLPSGQRLAVRRTANLHTGGTLEDVTERLHPKLAEAAIRAARALEIPVTGLDLLVRDADQPDYVIIEANERPGLANHEPQPTAERFVDLLFPLSRELLNRESHPGMEASA, from the coding sequence ATGAAGACCCATTTGAACCAGCCCCATCCCCACAACCAGCGCCTGCTGCGAGGCCAGACACCCACCTATGAACGCCTCCAGGCGCGATTTGCCGGCGACCACGCGCAGCGCCACGAAGGCCCGCTGATCCTGCAATGCGGTTGGGGCCGCCTGTTGATCGGCCACACCTTCGCCACCGCCGAACAACTGGCCACCGAGCTGCTCAACGAACGGCCTGGCGAGCGCGACATCGCCCTCTACGTCGCCGCACCGCAGCAAGTGCTGGCGCAGGCGCCGCAGCAACTGTTCCTGGACCCCTCCGACGCCCTGCGCCTGTGGTTCACCGACTACCGGCCGGCGCGTCGGCCGTTCCGCGGCTTCCGCATCCGCCGCGTACACAGCGACGAGGACTGGGCGGCGATCAACCGCCTGTACCTGGCGCGCGGCATGCTCCCGGTGGATGCCGCCCAGGTCACTCCGCGCCACCAGGGCGGGCCGGCCTACTGGCTGGCCGAGGACGACGAAACCGGCACGGTGATCGGCACCGTCATGGGCATCAACCACGCCAAGGCCTTCCGCGACCCGGAAGGCGGCTCCAGCCTCTGGTGCCTGGCGGTGGACCCGCAGTCCAGCCGGCCGGGCGTGGGCGAAGCCCTGGTGCGCCACCTGATCGAGCACTTCATGAGCCGGGGCCTGGCCTACCTCGACCTGTCGGTGCTGCACAGCAACCAGCAGGCCAAGGCGCTCTACCGCAAGCTGCGTTTCCGCGAACTGCCGACCTTCGCCATCAAGTGCAAGAACGGCATCAACCAGTCGCTGTTCCTCGGCCCCGGTCCGGAAGAAGGCCTGAACCCCTATGCCCGGATCATCGTCGACGAAGCCCATCGGCGCGGCATCGACGTGCAGGTGCAGGACGCCGACGCCGGGCTGTTCATCCTCACCCAGGGCGGCCGGCGCATCCGCTGCCGCGAATCGCTGTGCGACCTGACCAGCGCGGTGAGCATGAGCCTGTGCCAGGACAAGACCCTCACACACCGCGCCCTCGACCGCGTCGGCCTGCGCCAGCCGCAGCAGCGCTTGGCGGGCAGCGCCAAGGACAACGCCCGGTTCCTCGCCGAGCACGGCTCGCTGGTGGTCAAGCCGGTGGACGGCGAACAGGGTCAGGGCGTCGCCGTGGACCTGCGTAGCACCGGCGAGGTGGAAAGCGCCATCGCCCAGGCCAGGCAGTTCGACACCCGCGTCATCCTGGAGAGCTACCACGCCGGCCAGGACCTGCGCATCGTGGTGATCGGCTATGAAGTGGTGGCCGCCGCGATCCGCCGCCCCGCCGAAGTCATCGGCGATGGCCGGCACAGTATCCGCCGGCTGATCGAAGCCCAGAGCCGGCGCCGGCAGGCCGCGACCGGTGGCGAAAGCCGTATCCCGCTGGACGGCGAAACCGAGCGCACCCTGGCCGCCGCCGGCTTCGGCTACGACGACGTGCTGCCCAGCGGCCAGCGCCTGGCCGTGCGCCGCACCGCCAACCTGCACACCGGCGGCACCCTGGAAGACGTCACCGAGCGCCTGCATCCGAAGCTGGCCGAAGCCGCGATCCGTGCGGCGCGCGCGCTGGAAATCCCGGTCACAGGTCTGGACCTGCTGGTGCGCGACGCCGACCAGCCGGACTACGTGATCATCGAAGCCAACGAACGGCCCGGGCTGGCCAACCATGAACCACAACCCACCGCCGAGCGCTTCGTCGACCTGCTGTTCCCGCTGAGCCGCGAGCTGCTCAACCGCGAATCCCACCCCGGCATGGAGGCTTCCGCATGA
- a CDS encoding N-acetylglutaminylglutamine amidotransferase → MCGIAGELRFDKQAADLAAVERITHHLAPRGPDAWGFHSEGPLALGHRRLKIMDLAEASGQPMIDPTLGLSLVFNGAIYNYPELRGELEALGYHFFSGGDTEVLLKGYHAWGEELLPRLNGMFAFAIWERDKRRLFIARDRLGIKPLYLSRTGKRLRFASSLPALLKGGDIDPALDPVALNHYLNFHAVVPAPRTLLAEVSKLPPATWMSIDAEGHAERQRWWNLDYGPLPDERELTLEDWEDRLLGSLRDAVSVRQRAAREVGVLLSGGVDSSLLVGLLHEAGVDDLLTFSIGFEDAGGERGDEFQYSDLIARHYGTRHHQLRIAEKEVIEQLPAAFQAMSEPMVSHDCIAFYLLSREVSRHCKVVQSGQGADELFAGYHWYPKVAGAADPLQAYRTAFFDRSHGEYLETVREALRVEDVAGEFVREHFAQPGAYDPVDKALRLDSTIMLVDDPVKRVDNMTMAWGLEARVPFLDYRVAELSARIPSRFKLGDGGKQVLKAAARRVIPSEVIDRPKGYFPVPGLKHLQGNTRAWVSELLLDPSQDRGLFETAMFDRLLSNPSTDLTPLRGSKLWQLAALNLWLTEQGL, encoded by the coding sequence ATGTGCGGAATAGCAGGAGAACTTCGCTTCGATAAACAGGCCGCCGATCTCGCCGCGGTCGAACGCATCACCCACCACCTCGCCCCACGAGGCCCCGATGCCTGGGGCTTCCACAGCGAAGGGCCATTGGCCCTGGGACACCGGCGCCTGAAAATCATGGACCTGGCCGAAGCTTCCGGCCAGCCGATGATCGACCCGACGCTGGGCCTGTCGCTGGTGTTCAACGGCGCAATCTACAACTACCCCGAGTTACGCGGGGAGCTGGAAGCCCTCGGCTACCACTTTTTTTCCGGTGGCGACACCGAAGTCCTTCTAAAGGGATACCACGCCTGGGGTGAGGAACTATTGCCACGCCTCAATGGCATGTTTGCCTTCGCCATCTGGGAACGCGACAAACGGCGCCTGTTCATCGCCCGCGACCGCCTCGGCATCAAGCCGCTGTACCTGTCGCGGACCGGCAAGCGCCTGCGTTTCGCCTCCAGCCTGCCGGCGCTGCTCAAGGGCGGCGACATCGATCCGGCGCTGGACCCGGTGGCGCTCAACCATTACCTGAACTTCCACGCCGTGGTGCCCGCCCCGCGTACCCTGCTGGCCGAAGTGAGCAAGTTGCCGCCGGCCACCTGGATGAGCATCGACGCCGAAGGCCACGCCGAGCGCCAGCGCTGGTGGAACCTGGACTACGGCCCGCTGCCCGATGAACGGGAACTGACCCTGGAGGATTGGGAAGACCGCCTGCTGGGCAGCCTGCGCGACGCAGTGAGCGTGCGCCAGCGTGCCGCTCGCGAAGTGGGCGTGCTGCTCTCCGGCGGAGTCGATTCGAGCTTGCTGGTCGGGCTGCTGCATGAAGCCGGTGTGGACGACCTGCTGACCTTCTCCATCGGCTTCGAGGATGCCGGCGGCGAGCGCGGTGACGAGTTCCAGTATTCCGACCTGATCGCCAGGCACTACGGCACCCGCCACCACCAGTTGCGCATCGCCGAGAAGGAAGTCATCGAGCAGTTGCCGGCAGCCTTCCAGGCCATGAGCGAGCCGATGGTCAGCCACGACTGCATCGCCTTCTACCTGCTCTCCCGCGAGGTATCCAGGCACTGCAAGGTGGTGCAGAGCGGCCAGGGCGCCGACGAGCTGTTCGCCGGCTATCACTGGTACCCGAAGGTGGCCGGCGCTGCGGACCCGCTGCAGGCCTACCGCACCGCGTTCTTCGACCGCAGTCACGGCGAGTACCTGGAGACCGTGCGCGAAGCCCTGCGGGTAGAGGACGTGGCCGGCGAGTTCGTCCGCGAGCACTTCGCCCAGCCCGGCGCCTACGACCCGGTGGACAAGGCCCTGCGCCTGGACAGCACCATCATGCTGGTCGACGACCCGGTCAAGCGGGTCGACAACATGACCATGGCCTGGGGCCTGGAAGCCCGCGTGCCGTTCCTCGACTACCGGGTGGCGGAGCTGTCGGCGCGCATCCCGTCGCGCTTCAAGCTCGGCGACGGCGGCAAGCAGGTACTCAAGGCCGCCGCCCGCCGCGTCATCCCCAGCGAAGTCATCGACCGCCCCAAGGGCTACTTCCCGGTGCCCGGCCTCAAACACCTGCAAGGCAACACCCGCGCCTGGGTCAGCGAACTGCTGCTGGACCCGAGCCAGGATCGCGGCCTGTTCGAGACGGCGATGTTCGACCGCCTGCTCAGCAACCCGTCGACCGACCTCACGCCGCTGCGGGGCTCCAAGCTCTGGCAACTGGCCGCGCTCAACCTCTGGCTGACCGAACAGGGTTTGTGA
- a CDS encoding YnfA family protein: MINYLWFVLAAFCEIGGCYAFYLWLRLDKSALWIIPGLLSLTVFALLLTRVEASYAGRAYAAYGGIYVAASLFWLAFVEKSRPLWSDWVGVALCVIGASVVLFGPRFAP; encoded by the coding sequence ATGATCAATTACCTCTGGTTCGTCCTCGCGGCCTTCTGCGAGATTGGCGGCTGTTATGCCTTCTACCTCTGGCTGCGCCTGGACAAGAGCGCCCTGTGGATAATTCCCGGTCTGCTCAGCCTGACGGTGTTCGCCCTGCTGCTCACCCGCGTCGAGGCCAGTTACGCCGGGCGTGCCTATGCCGCGTACGGTGGCATCTACGTTGCCGCGTCGCTGTTCTGGCTGGCTTTCGTGGAGAAGAGCCGCCCGCTGTGGAGCGACTGGGTGGGCGTGGCGCTCTGCGTGATTGGCGCCAGCGTGGTGCTGTTCGGGCCCAGGTTCGCGCCCTGA
- a CDS encoding SDR family oxidoreductase: MQNRIMITGAGSGLGREIALRWAREGWKLALADVNEAGLAETLKLVREAGGDGFTQRCDVRDYSQLTQLAQACEEKLGGIDIIVNNAGVASGGFFSELSLEDWDWQISINLMGVVKGCKAFLPLLEQSKGRIINIASMAALMQGPAMSNYNVAKAGVVALSESLLAELSLVDVKVHVVCPSFFQTNLLDSFRGPSPDMKNQVGKLLESSPISAADIADYIHQEVARDAFMILPHEQGRMAWQIKQQNPQVIYDEMAKMAEKMQAKRRTPA; the protein is encoded by the coding sequence ATGCAAAACCGCATCATGATCACCGGCGCCGGTTCCGGCCTCGGTCGCGAAATCGCCCTGCGCTGGGCCCGCGAGGGCTGGAAACTGGCCCTGGCTGACGTCAACGAAGCGGGCCTGGCGGAAACCCTCAAGCTGGTGCGCGAGGCCGGCGGCGACGGCTTCACCCAACGCTGCGACGTGCGTGACTACAGTCAGCTGACCCAACTGGCGCAGGCGTGCGAAGAAAAGCTCGGCGGCATCGACATCATCGTCAATAACGCCGGCGTTGCCTCGGGCGGCTTCTTCAGCGAGCTGTCGCTGGAAGACTGGGACTGGCAGATCTCGATCAACCTGATGGGCGTGGTCAAGGGCTGCAAGGCCTTCCTGCCGCTGCTGGAGCAGAGCAAGGGGCGGATCATCAACATCGCCTCCATGGCCGCGCTGATGCAGGGCCCGGCGATGAGCAACTACAACGTGGCGAAAGCCGGCGTGGTGGCGCTCTCGGAAAGCCTGCTGGCCGAGCTGAGCCTGGTGGACGTAAAGGTCCACGTGGTCTGTCCGTCGTTCTTCCAGACCAACCTGCTGGACTCCTTCCGTGGCCCGAGCCCGGACATGAAGAACCAGGTAGGCAAGCTGCTGGAAAGCTCGCCGATCAGCGCCGCCGACATCGCCGACTACATCCACCAGGAAGTGGCCCGCGACGCCTTCATGATCCTGCCCCACGAGCAGGGCCGCATGGCCTGGCAGATCAAGCAGCAGAACCCGCAGGTGATCTACGACGAGATGGCGAAGATGGCGGAGAAGATGCAGGCAAAGCGCCGCACGCCCGCTTGA
- a CDS encoding DUF294 nucleotidyltransferase-like domain-containing protein, translating into MSDDFNFASPPFDQLRPQEREQLRDALSVGYYTVGEVLLEAGAPVPGLFILLKGVIEERGEDGKLFAQYAAEDLFDVRGLFSGSSKHRYQAVEESIVYELPAEVFHQLCAGNPEFARFFRADLASKRQLERRDGQNLAEFILTRIAREHLLPAIEVEPTLPLGDAARLQLSRGADALLVRENGALGIVTRTDLMVAHFRDGRSEAEPIGPLAHRPLASVELGDFLFDAMILMTRQRIERVAVCEAGRVVGLLHLTQVLSLFSTHSHVLALRIARAESEAELRAAAETLHTLIATLAGNGIRLRFIMQLVSALNEQLLQRLFELQIPPAQRGKCCLMVMGSEGRAEQLLKTDQDNALILADDLPVEQGLHLMQRFSAALLDFGYPPCPGGVMASRSEWCKPLAEWQRELRELPLQGRPEQLMRLSILADAWPVAGNQQLFDGLREGLNALAGDDSRWLSDLALPALQFDTPLTFLGQLKTQDAHLDIKRGGIFPIVHGARALALREGLEERGTLGRLAALKALGVLDESLADNLVESFELFLQLRLRQQLDDQRDGRVQGLDVSRLSRHERDLLRYGLHVVKKFKQSLIRQFHLETR; encoded by the coding sequence ATGTCCGACGATTTCAATTTCGCCTCGCCGCCCTTCGACCAACTGCGCCCGCAGGAGCGCGAGCAACTACGCGATGCGTTGAGCGTGGGCTACTACACGGTCGGCGAAGTGCTGCTGGAAGCCGGTGCGCCGGTGCCTGGCCTGTTCATCCTGCTCAAGGGCGTGATCGAGGAGCGCGGCGAGGACGGCAAACTGTTCGCCCAGTATGCCGCCGAGGACCTGTTCGACGTGCGCGGGCTGTTCTCCGGCAGCAGCAAGCACCGCTACCAGGCGGTGGAGGAGAGCATCGTCTATGAGCTGCCGGCGGAGGTGTTCCATCAGCTCTGTGCTGGCAATCCGGAGTTCGCCCGCTTCTTCCGCGCCGACCTTGCGAGCAAGCGTCAGCTGGAGCGCCGCGATGGCCAGAATCTCGCCGAATTCATCCTCACCCGCATCGCCCGCGAGCATCTGCTGCCGGCCATCGAGGTGGAGCCAACGCTGCCCCTGGGCGACGCCGCGCGCCTGCAACTGAGCCGGGGCGCCGACGCGCTGCTGGTGCGCGAGAATGGCGCGCTGGGCATCGTCACCCGCACCGACCTGATGGTCGCGCACTTCCGTGATGGCCGCAGCGAGGCCGAGCCCATCGGCCCGCTGGCACACCGGCCGCTGGCCAGCGTCGAACTGGGCGACTTTCTGTTCGACGCGATGATCCTGATGACCCGCCAACGTATCGAGCGGGTGGCGGTCTGCGAGGCGGGCAGGGTGGTCGGCCTGCTGCACCTGACTCAGGTGCTCAGCCTGTTCTCCACCCATTCCCATGTGCTGGCGCTGCGTATCGCTCGCGCCGAAAGCGAGGCAGAGCTGCGCGCGGCGGCGGAAACCCTGCACACCCTGATCGCCACCCTGGCCGGCAACGGCATCCGTCTGCGCTTCATCATGCAGCTGGTCAGTGCGCTCAACGAGCAATTGCTGCAGCGTCTGTTCGAACTGCAGATTCCCCCGGCGCAGCGCGGCAAGTGCTGCCTGATGGTGATGGGCAGCGAGGGCCGTGCCGAACAGCTGCTCAAGACCGACCAGGACAACGCCCTGATTCTCGCCGACGATCTCCCGGTGGAGCAGGGCCTGCACCTGATGCAGCGATTCTCCGCGGCCTTGCTGGACTTCGGCTATCCACCCTGTCCCGGCGGCGTCATGGCCAGCCGCAGCGAGTGGTGCAAGCCGCTTGCCGAGTGGCAGCGCGAATTGCGTGAATTGCCGCTGCAGGGACGTCCGGAACAACTCATGCGCCTGTCGATCCTCGCCGATGCCTGGCCGGTGGCTGGTAACCAGCAGTTGTTCGACGGCCTGCGCGAGGGCTTGAACGCCCTGGCCGGCGATGACAGCCGCTGGCTCAGTGACCTGGCGCTGCCGGCCCTGCAATTCGACACACCGTTGACCTTCCTTGGCCAGCTCAAGACCCAGGACGCCCACCTGGATATCAAGCGCGGCGGCATCTTCCCCATCGTCCACGGCGCCCGCGCGCTGGCGCTGCGCGAAGGGCTGGAGGAGCGCGGCACGCTGGGCCGGCTCGCCGCGCTCAAGGCGCTCGGCGTGCTGGACGAATCGCTGGCGGACAACCTGGTGGAGTCCTTCGAGCTGTTCCTGCAACTGCGTCTGCGCCAGCAACTGGACGACCAGCGTGACGGCCGCGTGCAGGGGCTCGACGTTTCGCGCCTGAGCCGCCACGAGCGCGACCTGCTGCGCTACGGTTTGCATGTGGTGAAGAAGTTCAAGCAGAGCCTGATCCGGCAATTCCACCTGGAGACCCGATGA
- a CDS encoding sulfite exporter TauE/SafE family protein: protein MDALLLESSAIGLILGLLLGLTGAGGSLVALPLLLSLHLPLHDAIGVSLGAVALSAAIGAVPRARQGQVAWRPLFWLVITGWPGNAIGQWLGKFVPDAWLIVGFCLLVLWSAWRMWQGSRQERVCGQATRNGPLLGVGLAVGLLSGLMGVGGGFLIVPGLLWFTPLSMLAATATSMAVIALVSGGGFLLYLSHAQPPLPLLACLAAGGALGVLVGNRLAVRLGGATLQRLFALMLVAVSLSLAAQKLLAS from the coding sequence ATGGATGCATTACTGCTGGAATCCTCGGCCATTGGCCTGATCCTCGGCCTGCTGCTCGGCCTGACCGGCGCTGGCGGCTCACTGGTGGCGCTGCCGCTGCTGCTCAGCCTGCACCTGCCACTGCACGACGCCATCGGCGTCAGCCTCGGCGCGGTAGCCCTGTCTGCGGCAATCGGCGCGGTACCCCGGGCGCGCCAGGGCCAGGTGGCCTGGCGGCCGCTGTTCTGGTTGGTGATCACCGGCTGGCCGGGCAACGCCATCGGCCAGTGGCTGGGAAAGTTCGTGCCGGACGCCTGGTTGATCGTCGGCTTCTGCCTGTTGGTACTGTGGTCGGCCTGGCGCATGTGGCAAGGCTCGCGCCAGGAACGCGTATGCGGCCAGGCGACACGCAACGGTCCGTTGCTGGGCGTGGGGCTGGCGGTGGGTTTGCTCTCGGGCCTGATGGGCGTGGGCGGCGGCTTCCTGATCGTGCCGGGGCTGCTGTGGTTCACCCCGCTGTCGATGCTGGCGGCAACGGCGACGTCGATGGCGGTGATCGCACTGGTTTCCGGCGGTGGCTTCCTGCTCTACCTGAGCCATGCCCAGCCGCCCCTGCCGCTGCTGGCCTGTCTTGCGGCGGGTGGCGCGCTCGGTGTGCTGGTCGGCAATCGCCTGGCCGTGCGCCTGGGTGGCGCAACGCTGCAGCGCCTGTTCGCCTTGATGCTGGTGGCGGTCAGCCTGTCGCTGGCCGCGCAGAAGCTGTTGGCGTCCTAG
- a CDS encoding 3'-5' exonuclease — translation MNACVSLPDQQWSTWRRRLYWWRHDPADAEELVSLDLETTSLDPRKADILSIGAVRIRRGKLILGERLELLVEPPPSLSGESIRIHKLRRTDLEGQLPLAEALRRVQAFVGDRPLLGYYLSFDVAVLRRHLREQLGARLDNPRVEVSELYHRKMSRRFPDLHLDLRFDTLARHLDIPVEGRHTAIGDARTAALMFLRLRKGSLPRSLG, via the coding sequence ATGAACGCCTGCGTAAGCCTTCCCGATCAGCAGTGGTCCACCTGGCGTCGGCGCCTGTACTGGTGGCGCCACGACCCGGCGGACGCCGAGGAACTGGTGTCGCTGGACTTGGAGACCACCAGCCTCGATCCGCGCAAGGCCGACATCCTCAGCATCGGCGCGGTGCGCATCAGGCGCGGCAAACTGATCCTTGGCGAGCGCCTGGAGCTGCTGGTGGAGCCGCCGCCGAGCCTGAGCGGCGAGTCCATCCGCATCCACAAGCTGCGCCGCACCGACCTTGAAGGACAGCTACCGCTGGCCGAGGCGCTGCGCCGGGTACAGGCGTTCGTCGGCGATCGGCCGTTGCTCGGCTATTACCTGTCCTTCGATGTCGCCGTGCTGCGCCGGCACTTGCGCGAGCAACTGGGCGCGCGGCTGGACAACCCGCGGGTCGAGGTTTCCGAGCTGTATCACCGTAAGATGAGCCGGCGCTTCCCCGACCTGCACCTGGACCTGCGCTTCGACACCCTGGCGCGCCACCTGGATATCCCTGTGGAGGGCCGTCACACCGCCATCGGCGATGCGCGCACCGCCGCGCTGATGTTCCTGCGCCTGCGCAAGGGTTCGCTGCCGCGCAGCCTCGGTTGA
- a CDS encoding YheU family protein, which yields MLIPFDLIEADTLNNLLEDFVTREGTDNGDDTPLDVRVERARHALKRGEAVIVFDPESQQCQLMLKSEVPKEWLEE from the coding sequence ATGCTGATTCCCTTTGACCTGATCGAAGCCGACACCCTGAACAACCTGCTGGAAGACTTCGTCACCCGCGAAGGCACCGACAACGGCGACGACACGCCGCTGGACGTGCGCGTGGAGCGCGCACGGCATGCCCTCAAGCGCGGCGAGGCGGTGATCGTCTTCGATCCGGAAAGCCAGCAGTGCCAGCTGATGCTGAAAAGCGAAGTGCCGAAGGAGTGGCTGGAGGAATAA
- a CDS encoding osmoprotectant NAGGN system M42 family peptidase, with product MTALPQPDLNYLQRVLLEMLAIPSPTGFTDTIVRYVAERLEEIGVPFEMTRRGTIRATLSGRRNSPDRAVSAHLDTIGAIVREIKPNGRLALAPVGCWSSRFAEGSRVTVFCENGVLRGSVLPLLASGHAFNTAVDSLPISWDHVELRLDTYTVSRADSETLGVAIGDFVAFDPLPEFTESGHISARHLDDKAGVAALLAALKAIRESGQQPPIDCHPLFTITEEIGSGAAGALPWDVSEFVGIDIAPVAEGQNSSEHAVSVALQDSGGPYDYHLSRHLLRLSERHEIAVRRDLFRYYHSDAQSAITAGHDIRTALLAFGCDATHGYERTHIDSLAALSRLLTAYLLSPPVFDSDAEPSEGALERFSKQLEHPVHMESTTHVQPVDELIDSGDNTEKGKN from the coding sequence ATGACGGCATTGCCCCAACCCGACCTGAACTACCTGCAGCGCGTGCTGCTGGAAATGCTCGCCATTCCCAGCCCCACCGGCTTCACCGACACCATCGTGCGCTACGTCGCCGAACGGCTGGAGGAGATCGGCGTGCCTTTCGAGATGACCCGCCGCGGGACCATCCGCGCCACCCTCTCGGGGCGGCGCAACAGCCCGGACCGCGCGGTTTCGGCGCACCTGGACACCATTGGCGCCATCGTCCGCGAGATCAAGCCCAACGGCCGCCTGGCCCTGGCGCCGGTGGGCTGCTGGTCGAGCCGCTTCGCCGAGGGCAGCCGGGTCACGGTGTTCTGCGAGAACGGCGTGCTGCGCGGCAGCGTGCTGCCGCTACTGGCTTCCGGGCACGCCTTCAACACCGCGGTGGACAGCCTGCCGATCAGTTGGGATCACGTCGAGCTGCGGCTGGATACCTACACGGTCAGCCGTGCCGACAGCGAAACCCTGGGCGTGGCCATCGGCGACTTCGTCGCCTTCGACCCCTTGCCGGAGTTCACCGAGAGCGGCCACATCAGCGCCCGCCACCTCGACGACAAGGCCGGGGTCGCCGCGCTGCTGGCGGCACTGAAGGCGATCCGCGAAAGCGGCCAGCAACCGCCCATCGACTGCCACCCGCTGTTCACCATCACCGAGGAGATCGGCTCCGGTGCGGCCGGTGCGCTGCCCTGGGACGTCAGCGAGTTCGTCGGCATCGACATCGCTCCGGTAGCCGAGGGGCAGAACTCCAGCGAGCACGCGGTGAGCGTGGCTCTGCAGGACTCCGGCGGGCCTTACGACTACCACCTGTCACGGCACCTGCTGCGGCTGAGCGAACGCCACGAGATCGCCGTGCGCCGCGACCTGTTCCGCTACTACCACAGCGATGCGCAGTCGGCGATCACCGCCGGCCACGATATCCGCACCGCGCTGCTGGCCTTCGGCTGCGACGCCACCCACGGCTACGAGCGCACCCATATCGACAGCCTCGCCGCGCTATCGCGCCTGCTCACCGCCTACCTGCTCAGCCCACCGGTTTTCGACAGCGACGCCGAGCCGAGCGAAGGAGCCCTGGAGCGCTTCAGCAAACAACTGGAGCATCCGGTGCACATGGAAAGCACTACCCATGTGCAGCCGGTGGATGAGCTGATCGACAGCGGCGACAACACCGAGAAAGGCAAGAACTGA